Part of the Clostridium sporogenes genome, TAAAGCTAGACCTAAAATAGCTAACTATCATTTTACTACATTAAAACCTAATTTAGGTGTGGTAAGTATTGAAGGTGTAACTAATTTTGTAATTGCAGATATACCAGGAATAATTGAAGGTGCTTCAGAAGGAGTAGGGTTAGGATTAGATTTTTTAAGACATGTAGAAAGAACAAGAGTATTAATTCATGTAATAGATATATCTTCTGTAGAGGGAAGAGATCCTTATGATGATTTTTTAAAGATAAATGAAGAGCTAAAAAGATATAGTGTAAAGCTTTATGATAGACCTCAAATAATAGCTGCTAATAAATCTGATATGTTATTTCATGAAGAAAAGTTTCAAGAATTTAAAACAAAAATAGAAAAGCTTGGTTATAATAAGGTGTTTAAGATATCAGCAGCTACAAAACAAGGGGTAGATGATCTTATGAAGGAAGCTGCAAGACTTTTAAGTACTATACCTGTTACAGAGCTAGAAATATCAGCAGAAGATAAATTTATAGAAGAAGAAAAGAGATTTACATACTCTATAAGAAAAGAAGAAAACACTTATATTGTAGAAGGAAGTTTTGTAGATAGACTTTTAAATGCAGTTAATGTAAATGATCCAGATGATTTAAGATATTTCCATAAAGTACTTAAAAATAAAGGCGTAATGGAAGAATTAATGAAAATGGGCATTGAAGATGGTGATGTTGTACGATTAAATGACTTTGAATTTGACTTTTTATTATAATATATGGCTTTAGGAGGAATACAATAATGATAACAACAAAACAGAGAAGCTATTTAAGATCTTTAGCTAATAAAATGGATGCTATATTTCGAATAGGTAAAGATGGATTAAATGATAATTTATTAAAACAAATAGATGATGCATTAGAAGCTAGAGAATTAATAAAGATATCTGTTCTAAAAAACAGTTTTTATACAGCAAAAGAAGCTTCAAGTGAAATATGTGAGGAATTAAATTGTGAAGGGATACAATGTATAGGGAGTAAAGTGGTCTTATATAGAAAATCAAAAAAGAAACCTAAAATAGAATTACCACAATAAGTTAATTAGTTTTAAAACTAGTTTTAGCTACCTATACTCTATATACAAAAAAATCCTCAATAATCATTGAGGATTGAATATTTATCATTGAGTATTAGGTAGTTAATAATTATAAGTAGTTCATAACAATGGGGGCGTTTCTATGATTAATAAAGCTATACTTGGAGGCACCTTTGATCCTATTCATAATGCGCACATAAATGTAGCCTATGAAGCTCTTGAAAGATTTAATTTACAAGAGGTTATATTTATACCAGCAGGAAATCCGCCACATAAGATAAACTTAAAAAAGACACCAGCCTATATAAGATATGAAATGGTTAAGCTTGCAATAGAAAAAGAAAGAAGATTTAGTATAAGTGATTTTGAAATAAAAGCAGAAGGTCTAAGCTATACATACAAAACTTTAAAACATTTTAAAGAAAAGGAACCGGAAACAAATTGGTATTTTATAACTGGTGAAGATTGTTTATCCTATTTAGAACATTGGAAACATATAAATGAAATATTTAATATGTGTAACTTTGTTATATTTAGTAGAGAAGGATTTAAAAAAAAGGAAGAAATAATAAAAAAGAAAAAATCCATATTGGGGAAATATGGGGAAAAAATATTATTTATGGATGCTTCTATATTAGACATATCTTCTACAAAAATAAGAAATCGTATAAAAGAAGGAAAAGAAGTAAGTTTTTATATGCCAGATGAGGTTTATGAATTTATTCTTAAAAATAATTTATATAAATAATAGGTTTAATATTAAATTATAATTATATTTATGCATAAATTTAATTTATGTGTTAATTATTTTCTTTGGGGAGGGGTAAAATATGTGGAATGAGGAACAAATCCATACATATTTAAAAGAAAATTTAAAAGAAGATAGATATAATCATGTAATAAGTGTAAAAGAAACAGCTATAAAATTAGCAGAAAAATATAACATTGATGTATATAAGGCTAAAATAGCAGCTTTATGTCATGATTGTGCTAAAAATATGAGTGATAATGAATTATTAAATATGATAAAAGAACATAATATAAATTTAGATTGGATTTCATTAAAAAATTTACAAATAACTCATGGATTAGTGGCAACAATAATAATGAGAGAAAAAATGGGTATAGAGGATATAGATATATTAAATGCAGTAGAATATCATACTACAGGAAGAAATAATATGAGCATGTTAGAAAAAATTATTTATTTAGCAGACATAATAGAACCATTAAGGGAATTTAATGGAGTTGAAAAATTAAGAAAATTAGCATTAATGG contains:
- the obgE gene encoding GTPase ObgE, with the protein product MFIDTAKIFVKSGKGGDGSISFRREKYIAFGGPDGGDGGKGGNVVLVVDPNMTTLLDFTYKRKYKAEPGGNGAGSKCFGKNGKDLYIKVPMGTIVRDAETDKIMADLSKPEDSYAVAKGGRGGKGNCRFTTPTRQAPDFAEPGMPEEERWIRLELKLLADVGLIGFPNVGKSTLLSVVSKARPKIANYHFTTLKPNLGVVSIEGVTNFVIADIPGIIEGASEGVGLGLDFLRHVERTRVLIHVIDISSVEGRDPYDDFLKINEELKRYSVKLYDRPQIIAANKSDMLFHEEKFQEFKTKIEKLGYNKVFKISAATKQGVDDLMKEAARLLSTIPVTELEISAEDKFIEEEKRFTYSIRKEENTYIVEGSFVDRLLNAVNVNDPDDLRYFHKVLKNKGVMEELMKMGIEDGDVVRLNDFEFDFLL
- the yqeK gene encoding bis(5'-nucleosyl)-tetraphosphatase (symmetrical) YqeK yields the protein MWNEEQIHTYLKENLKEDRYNHVISVKETAIKLAEKYNIDVYKAKIAALCHDCAKNMSDNELLNMIKEHNINLDWISLKNLQITHGLVATIIMREKMGIEDIDILNAVEYHTTGRNNMSMLEKIIYLADIIEPLREFNGVEKLRKLALMDIDKAMIESLNSTIQYVVGKGELLHINTVIARNCLVNDKL
- the nadD gene encoding nicotinate-nucleotide adenylyltransferase, encoding MINKAILGGTFDPIHNAHINVAYEALERFNLQEVIFIPAGNPPHKINLKKTPAYIRYEMVKLAIEKERRFSISDFEIKAEGLSYTYKTLKHFKEKEPETNWYFITGEDCLSYLEHWKHINEIFNMCNFVIFSREGFKKKEEIIKKKKSILGKYGEKILFMDASILDISSTKIRNRIKEGKEVSFYMPDEVYEFILKNNLYK
- the yhbY gene encoding ribosome assembly RNA-binding protein YhbY, which codes for MITTKQRSYLRSLANKMDAIFRIGKDGLNDNLLKQIDDALEARELIKISVLKNSFYTAKEASSEICEELNCEGIQCIGSKVVLYRKSKKKPKIELPQ